The Bifidobacteriaceae bacterium genomic interval GCCCTCCCGATTCGTCTAGGTAGTCCCGCCGGGCGGCCGCCACGTCCGCGATCGCGGTCGCCATGGGTGCGTGGATGCCCAGGGTGACGCGGGTGGTGTGGGCCGCGCCGCCGCCAAAGCCGACCAGAATCCCGGCGGCGCCCGTCCGCATGAGGTGCAGCGCGGCCGTGTAGGTCGCCGCGCCGCCCACTATCACCGGCACGTCCAGTTCGTAGATGAAGCGCTTGAGGTTGAGCGGCTCCGAGTCAGAGGAGACGTGTTCGGCGGAAACCGTGGTGCCCCGGATGACGAAGAGGTCAACGCCCGCGTCCACCACGGTGCGCCAAAGGTCCCGCGTCCGTTGCGGCGACAGCGCCCCGGCCACGGTCACCCCCGCCGCGCGAATCTCCTCTAGACGCTCTGTGATCAGGTCCGGCTTGATGGGCTCTTGGTAGATCTGCTGGAGGCGGGGGGTGGCTTCCGCCTCGGGCAGGGCGGCGATCTCCTCGAGCAGCGGCATGGGGTCTTGGTACCGGGTCCAGACTCCCTCCAGGTCCAGCACGCCCAGGCCGCCCAACCGGCCGAGTTGGACGCAAGTGGCCGGCGACATGACCGAATCCATCGGCGCGGCCACGATCGGAGTCTCGAAATGGTACGCGTCGATCTGCCAGGTGACCGAGATGTCCTCCGGTCCGCGGGTGCGCCGCGCCGGCACCACCGCCACGTCGTCCAGTGAATACGCCTCGCGTCCGCGCTTGCCGCGGCCGATTTCGATCTCGTTGCTCACGGGGGTAAAGCCTAGCCGCCGGTGCCGTGTGGCCGGCTTTGGCGGTCGCGTCGGCGATTGGCACACCGGTCGTCTTGGCCCGCCCGCGCCTGTCGGCGCAACGCTGTCAGAGGCGAGTGGGAGAGTTGTCGCATGAGGGATTTGGTTGGATTCGACACGGAGACCACAGGCGTCAGGACGGGGCAGGATCGGATTGTGACCGCGGCGTTGGTGACCCGCGCGGCGGGCGCGCCCGAACAGGCGGTCACCTGGTTGATCGACCCGGGGGTGGAGATTCCGCCCCAGGCCACCGCCGTTCACGGTATAACTACTGCCAAGGCCCGCGCGGAGGGGCGCCAGCCTGGGGAGGCCCTTGAGGAGATCGCCGGCCAATTGGTCCAGGCCCTGATGGGAGGCCTGGCGGTGTTGGCCTTCAACGCCTCGTATGACCTGCGCATTCTTGACGCCGAATTGGCCCGGCACGGATTGGCGGGCCTGGGGGAGCGGTTGGGCGGGGAGATCGCGCCGGTGATCGATCCATTGGTGATCGACCGGGGCGTGGATCGCTACCGCAAAGGCAAACGCAAACTGGGAGACCTGATGGCGGTGTACGGCGTCCAGCCCAGCCCCAACCTGCATGACGCGCTTGAAGACGTGCGTCAGTCGATCGCGGTCTTTGACGCGATCGAGGCGCGCCATTCGCAGGTCGCGGCCATGGAATCTGCGGCTTTACACGCGTGGCAGCAAAACGCCCACCGCGAGTGGGCGGCC includes:
- a CDS encoding GuaB3 family IMP dehydrogenase-related protein; this encodes MSNEIEIGRGKRGREAYSLDDVAVVPARRTRGPEDISVTWQIDAYHFETPIVAAPMDSVMSPATCVQLGRLGGLGVLDLEGVWTRYQDPMPLLEEIAALPEAEATPRLQQIYQEPIKPDLITERLEEIRAAGVTVAGALSPQRTRDLWRTVVDAGVDLFVIRGTTVSAEHVSSDSEPLNLKRFIYELDVPVIVGGAATYTAALHLMRTGAAGILVGFGGGAAHTTRVTLGIHAPMATAIADVAAARRDYLDESGGRYVHVIADGAVGRSGDVVKAIACGADAVMLGAALARATEAPGRGWHWGPEAHHSRLPRGSRVQVGTVGTMEQILYGPSGTADGSANFIGALKRAMASTGYVDLKEFQRVEVVVAPYSAA
- a CDS encoding DNA polymerase III subunit epsilon — its product is MRDLVGFDTETTGVRTGQDRIVTAALVTRAAGAPEQAVTWLIDPGVEIPPQATAVHGITTAKARAEGRQPGEALEEIAGQLVQALMGGLAVLAFNASYDLRILDAELARHGLAGLGERLGGEIAPVIDPLVIDRGVDRYRKGKRKLGDLMAVYGVQPSPNLHDALEDVRQSIAVFDAIEARHSQVAAMESAALHAWQQNAHREWAAHFNGWLSSRGRPADVDLDWP